ACTAGTAAAAAGTTGTAGCATCTAAAAATTTGGCCCAGTGGGCTTTTTTTTTGCTTAGCCATCTCAGTTCTTCCACTGCTCAAGGTTCATTACTGGCTCCGAGTTATATGAAGTTATAAACATTAGAGATGTGTAAGGTTTTGCAAGGTTATATTTGGACTTTTGGAAGGGATCCTAACTGGACCAGTTTATTGACCAACTCAAAAACCACTcctgataaataaataaaaaattaactcaTTAACTACACCCCAATTAAACCCGTGATGTGACCACCATGTACTATGATGGTTACTAGACTGAGCAAAAGTCAGGTTTTAAGCTTCCAGTAAAGAGTTGGTTAagtagaattaaaaaaaaaaccataatatcCCTTCCTGACCACATTTATTTATGAAGCAAGAGTATGCAACTTGATCCAAAAACAATTGGTTAATAATGTTTCTTATAggtctttaaatatatatatatatatatattttttttattcagtaTGAACTTTCTTCTATGCTATGTTGGATTGGCTGGAATTGAAGACATTTCAAAACTTTCGggaattccaaaattttttgtcgTTGGGTTGattaaacttataaaatatcttctcaaaaataatatatatatatatatatatatatatcttaaagaGAATTAATATCTGCAGCAGATAAGGATGATGAGGAAATAGTTGATGAATTTGTTGaagagttgagagagaagagggaaGGTGACATAATGTGAAGGTGGCAGAGAAGTCCCCGAGCTTGCTGCCAACACTGTGAATGAGTAGCCCAGCTAAAACCGCAACATATTGATACTAGGGATttggaagaagaataagaagagagaattttgagtAGCCCAGCTAAAACCGCAACATATTGATACTAAGGTTAACTTTTACAATTTACACTATAACAACCAGTTCTGACCTAACTAGAAAGCAATATACAACATTCAAGTACAGCAAgtgaatctattaaaaaaaagagtaaagttTCTTACATTTGAAGTTCAGAAGAAATAACAGGCAGCTCAAAAGTTGAAGAGCCAACATCAGCCTTGCATTGTTACATAGACAATGAAACAATCAGAGTCCTACCAATTAGTCTCCTCAATTAATTATACTAGTCTGCCAGCTTCAATTTCAGACACCACCGCCTACATTCCTCATCTCAGCTATTCTTCCACCACAACTCCACTGAATACACAGTTGGTCCATTGTTTGCTGATGATGGAACATTGTGCTTACAAATATATTAATGTACTTGctaatacacacacataactgTACAGTGTACACATGTATTTCATATAAGGAGGAtctaaaatttacaaaatttgtcTCCAAACTGTTTTCAGAGGAATCTTATTCAACCCACTACAtgacattttatataattttatataattatctATGTATGCTTGTGATCAAATGAAAATTAGGTCATCTAAACTAGTTAGATTATTAATTATTTCATGTGATTAAAAGCACATGTAGATGGTTATTTTGATGATCATGTAATGAACTTGAAGAATATTCCTCCTAATGCAGTTTGGACAAAAATTCTGTTAATTTAGATTAGAAAGGCATGAAACACAGATACTTCCTGAACTTTTTCTTTCTGACAACAGCAGCCGTGTTTTCTTGATCTGCAGGTACTATATGGCTACTGAATGGTGGGGTCAGATTGTGAGAATTTGATGATGAACCTTCATTCCTGAGGTTTGGCTTCGGAATTTTGCTTCCTTGACGGTGCACAGCTGATTCGGGTGTAGAACTATCAGTTTTGGGGATTTCTGAAGGTGTCAACATTTTTTCTCTATTAAGAGATCCTGCAGAGCAAACATAAATTACATTAATTGATGTATATTATTATAGAGAAACAACATTAGCAATTGATAATAGAAGGATTCCCCGTTTACAGCAACAAAAGCTCAGATATTAGTATGGGCATCAAATTTGATGAGAGTGCTATAATAATTGAACAGGAGAAATTCAGAACTCAGTAGAAGATGGTTGAACTGCAACAGATTACAGACATACTGGGAATCTAAAAGAAAGTAACTAATGAATTTAAAATCCTAATCTCACTAAAAATGCATCTGGTCTCACTTGACAGCCTAAGGGCTGAACAATAAGATATTACTAACATATTTACCGCAGAATGATAATACATGAAGAAACAATTGTCACAATGAAATCTATAACAAACAGCTCAAATGGGGCTTACAGACATCCGGTGGGTCTTGAACTCATGATCTCACCCTCTATCTTACTGTTACAACTGGAGGAGCTGTCATCTAATCTATAGCTCATAGGTGAATGGACTTAGGAATTCATAGTTGTGgtgaataaaaatttgaacttagCCAAGGACAAAAATGCTAAACTTCAGCAGTAACATGATACTATTTTATTAATTCCAAATAAGTTTCTTAAATCAAATCTTAATCACATTGGACTGGAATGGGAATATCATTGTTGCACATTAAACAATAATCTTAAATTAAGCAATTATGCCTGGTATTGAACCGGAACATTTCACAGAAATCAACACTTTTTAAATCTTCAAGCCATGTGGCTGCTCAGCTTAAGCTACAGACAGCATGAAAGTAACAAATCAAGTCCCTTTTGATAAAcaccataatcatatatataaatgttaaaattataattaaatgattaaattcattatttcctAACAACTTAAGCTTCTGGGACAATTGCTAATTAATTATGGTATCAAAccagaaaattctaagtttgaTCCTTGTTACCACTCTACCTCTTGTTTAAAATGTTAGAAGTCCAACATGTTGGATCTCATTTATTAAGGGGGAGTTTAGGCCTATAcgtgagggggagtgttagaattatgattaaatgattaaattcactatttcctaatagtttaaacttttgagaaaattgataatttatctatCAATAAGAACCAGTACCTTGGATTTACTCAAGTTCAAAGATGTATGTGTTATTCAAGAAGATGATAATGATACTAATAGTTGTCATaaaaactacaacaacaacTAAAGTGGAGTAGAGGAAAGTTGAAAATGATGACAGACCTGAAGTAGCTGGAAGCACAACCACCATGTTTGGTTTGACAGGTGCAGAGACATAACCAGCATTCCTCTGGTTATTTTCAGACTCCATTTCTTGCATCAAAGCCACTGAATCAAACCAGTCATCTGATGAAATGGTCACGCAACTTGATTCTGAACTTGATGAAGGGGATAAAGGATTCTCAAGatccaaaatttcaaggtaatcaTCTTCAGGATGGTCCTCTACTTCATGCAGATTTTGATGCTGATGATCTGGAGATCTCTCCCTCAAAGCCAGGATGACTCTGTTGTCAGCCACACTTACCTACAAAACATAATTACAaatcaaaaaagagagaaaaaataaaccaccacacacacacacacacacacacaaataaaagAAGGTTAAGTGTTACAAAGTTATAACTCTGGGTGGTCAATCGTGTATTTCTATAGTTCAAGGGGCAAATTGTAAAATGGGGTATTGTTTAGGGAggaaaagtgtaatttccccaaTAAAATTCTTCTAGATGAATCTTTATTGTGTCAAAGAATACCTTATGTTCATCGTGTTATCATCAAGAATTGACATTGTCTTCAAAGGTCTATTAGAGAAATATCCTCATTTAATCAACACTTAGCAATTAAGAATATACAAACTTCTAGGACGTGGAAAACCAAAGCAATATTCAGCTCTAATATAGGTAACTCTTGACAATCAAAATCCAGATCTACTCCCAATTTACAATTACAAGGATACCACCTTTCAAGTCACTGTGAACGCAGTTTTGCCTTCCTTGTCAGGTTAAGTGTTCAGCCTATTGATCGACACTGCACCATGCCAGTTTTGACCCTTGCACCCCTTCTCACCTCTCTCTACCCGACTGGACAACACATTGTGTCCGCAACTTGTGTTTGGCTAAGCCAATTTTCTAGCTTATTTGGCTTGTCTGACAAGTTACAGCTCTTTAAAGCATATTTTTCTAAGCACAACTTTGAGCTTATATTGTAAGCTAAATGTTAGCTGATAAAAATAAGCTATCCCAGACACACACTAAAACAGTATCCCTGACCAGAAATTTCCTTGGTTTAAGGCATTTGGTATATTCTTGTTTTAAGTTATCTAAATGCATTTGCCAATGAACTCTAGCTCAACTGGCATGTCCTCCCCTTATAAGTCCTGGGTGGAGGGTGAGATCGTGTGTTCCAAGACTTAttggtgcatgtgtaacttaccaatcaaaaagaagaaagaaaactaaTTTAAATGTCAAGGCCAGGAAGCTGAGGTTGACACACCTGAGGCTGGCTTGTGGAACTTTGTCCAATACTATTGTCGGCATTTGGAACAACTGATTGAGTAGTGTGAATGTGATTTTCACTTGCAGTATTAGTGCTACCCAGTTTCAGCTGCTTTTCATGGTTTTGGCTTTGCTCGCCATAACGGAAGACTCCGCACAGCGAGTTGGTTTCCTGCAGATTTTTCGCCAAACCAGCAGTTTGGTGTTGAtaacaaaagaagaagttatTATGTGAGGTAACAAGCATATAGTGCTAACAAATTCCATAGAATACCTTCATGTTGCTGCCTTCAAACTGTCCTCTCTTCAATATCCTGTATTCATGCATCACCCAGTTGGTTCTACGCTCATGAGGCCCTTCGCCTTTATAGTGTTCAAGTGTAGTTCTCGAACAAGTGGTCATAGAGTCTAAGACAATTTTATAGGCCTCTCCTTTGATACTCCATTTTCCATGATCATAAACTCCGGCCACCTCAGAGTGAATTAAGAACCACATGCCTGCATATACCAAATTACCAGAGATTACACTTAAAATAGTACAAAGCATTAAGTCAAAACCCAGGAATATATTAATAAGAGCAATTTTTATTCAAAGATGAACACTAATTGAGCATATgtagaaggggaaaaaaaaaaaaactga
This DNA window, taken from Quercus robur chromosome 2, dhQueRobu3.1, whole genome shotgun sequence, encodes the following:
- the LOC126712184 gene encoding NAC domain-containing protein 13-like isoform X2, which codes for MCPLPVPSGIESDVAAEKIIGCLCKIDKGDLRDRPSNLISDSDFLCHDPEHLPPGMWFLIHSEVAGVYDHGKWSIKGEAYKIVLDSMTTCSRTTLEHYKGEGPHERRTNWVMHEYRILKRGQFEGSNMKETNSLCGVFRYGEQSQNHEKQLKLGSTNTASENHIHTTQSVVPNADNSIGQSSTSQPQVSVADNRVILALRERSPDHQHQNLHEVEDHPEDDYLEILDLENPLSPSSSSESSCVTISSDDWFDSVALMQEMESENNQRNAGYVSAPVKPNMVVVLPATSGSLNREKMLTPSEIPKTDSSTPESAVHRQGSKIPKPNLRNEGSSSNSHNLTPPFSSHIVPADQENTAAVVRKKKFRKYLCFMPF
- the LOC126712184 gene encoding NAC domain-containing protein 13-like isoform X1; its protein translation is MNSSVFCLEFLWGQIQVADLFPFLLNCLTMCPLPVPSGIESDVAAEKIIGCLCKIDKGDLRDRPSNLISDSDFLCHDPEHLPPGMWFLIHSEVAGVYDHGKWSIKGEAYKIVLDSMTTCSRTTLEHYKGEGPHERRTNWVMHEYRILKRGQFEGSNMKETNSLCGVFRYGEQSQNHEKQLKLGSTNTASENHIHTTQSVVPNADNSIGQSSTSQPQVSVADNRVILALRERSPDHQHQNLHEVEDHPEDDYLEILDLENPLSPSSSSESSCVTISSDDWFDSVALMQEMESENNQRNAGYVSAPVKPNMVVVLPATSGSLNREKMLTPSEIPKTDSSTPESAVHRQGSKIPKPNLRNEGSSSNSHNLTPPFSSHIVPADQENTAAVVRKKKFRKYLCFMPF